CCGACAGCGGGCCGAAGTCATCGAAGGTGGTTTGCCAGGCGTGCATTTGTCGACAGGCCTGTTCCAGTACCCAGTCGCCAATCTGCAGGATCATGCCGTTCTCTTCGGCCAGGGCAATGAAGTGTTCGGGGGGCACGTCGCCAAAGGTGGGGTGGCGCCAGCGGATCAGCGCTTCGGCGCCGATCAGTTCCTGGGTCTTGAGGCTCAGTTTGGGCTGGAAAAACAGGCTCAGCTCGTTGCGTTCGATGGCGCGGCGCAGTTCATGTTCAAGTGCCACGCGTTCGTTGGCCTGGGCGGTCAGGTCGCGGGTATAGCTTTCGACCCGGTTACGCCCCTTGGCCTTGGAGCGGTACATGGCGGCGTCGGCGTTTTTGACCAGGGTGGCTACGTCGGTGCCGTCCTCGGGGTACAGGCTGGTGCCGATACTGGCGCTGATAAAAAACTCGTGTTCGCCGGCCTGGAAGGGTGGGGTGAAGCAGGCCAGCAGTTTATTCGCCAGGTGCTGGGCGTCGCTGGCGTGTTGCAGGCCGGGGAGCAGGATGATGAATTCGTCGCCACCGAGGCGCGCGACGGTGTCGATATCGCGCAGCTGCTCCTTGAGGCGAACGGCAATGTCTTTGAGCAGCAGGTCGCCAATCGGATGGCCCAGGCTGTCATTGATGTGTTTGAAACGGTCCAGGTCGAGAAACAGCACGGCGCCTTGTTTGCCGGTTTCCTGATGGCCATTTAGGGCGGCCTGCAAGCGGCTTTCAAACAGCGTGCGGTTGGGCAGGCCCGTGAGTGGGTCGTGGTGGGCCTGGTAGTCGAGCCGCGCCTGGGCCAGCTTGAGGCTGGAGATGTCGGCAAACACGGCGACGAAGTGCGTGATCATCTGGTCGCGGTTGCGTACGGCGCTGATGGTCAGCCAGCTGGGGTACAGCTCGCCGTTCTTGCGCCGGTTGGAAATCTCGCCCTGCCAGTGGCCCTGGGCCGTCAGTTGGTGCCACATGGCCGCATAGAACGCGCTGTCATGCAGGCCGGAGGCAAGCAGGCGCGGCGTATTGCCGAGGGCTTCGGCTTCGCTGTAGCCGGTGATTTCGCTGAAGGCACGGTTGACGGCGCTGATGTGCTGCCGGGTGTCGGTGATCAATACACCTTCGGCAGTGCTTTCGAATACGGTCGCGGCCTGTTGCAGTTTTTCCTGCATCAGTTGGCGTTCGGTGATGTCGCGGGCGATGGTCAGCATGCAGTCCTCACCGGCGATCGGCAGGGGGCGGCTGGACACTTCACACAGCCGTATCTGCCCGTCGCTGCGGCGTATATGGCAGATGAAATCCCGTACAAAGCCATCCCGGTGCATCAGTTCGAGCATGTGCTTGCGTTCGTTGAGGTCGACCCAGATGCCCAGGTCCAGGGTCGACTGGTCGAGGGACGCCGCGCTGTTGAAGCCAGTGATGCGGCTGAAGCCATCGTTGACTTCAATCAGCAGGCCATCACGCTGTCGGCTTAGCAACAAGCCGTCAGGGGAGGCATGGAAGGCTTTGGCGAATTTCTCTTCGGAGGTTTGCAGTTGTTGCTGGGTTTCCTTCAGTTGGGTGATGTCGCGCACCACCACCACCAGGGCTTCGGTGGTGTCGAGCTGAAAGGGCTCGGCCGAGAGCAACCCGGTAAACGCCTGGCCGTTACTGCGCAGGAACGGCATTTCCAGGTTGCGAATGCTGGTGGTCTGCACCCGTTTCAACAGGTCGGGGCCGATGCCCGGAAGGCCCCAGATATTCAGCGCGGTCGCGGTTTTGCCGACCACCTCTTCGGCGCTGAGGCCAACCTGGTCCTCGAACGCCTTGTTAACCTCCAGCAGGCAGCCGTCGGATAGCCGTGCGATCACCAGAATGTCGGGGCACTGCTGGAACACCGAGGCAAACTTCTGCTCGGACAGCTGCAGTGCTTCTTCGGTGCGCTTGGCTTCGCTGATGTCGATCATCAAGCCGCGCAGCACGGGCTCATGCCCGTGTTCGATCAGGCTGACAATGTCGCGCACCCACAGGCAGCGGCCGTCGGCGGTGATCACGCGGTAATCGATGCTGTGATCGCGGTTGGCGCGGGTTTCGCGGTAGCAATAGGCTTCGGTGCGTGTCAGGTCGGCGGGGTGAATAATGTTGCGCCAGAAGCCTGGGATCAGCCAATGCGCCCGCGGGTATCCGAGCAACTCCTCGGCATGCGGTGACACGTAGCTGTAGGTAAAGTCGCTAATGCTGGCTTCCCAGGCGATGGCGGACAGGCTCTCCACCAGGCCGCGATAGTGGTATTCGCTGCTGCGCAGTTCCTGTTCGAGGGCAACCCTGCGGGAAATTTCCGAGCTGAGGCGGCGATTGATCCGAATTACGATGGCTAAAACGGTGCTGAGTAACAGCACTGCGGGCAGGCCGTACATCAGCAAGTCTGTCCAGAATGTACGGTGATCGGTAAAGCTGCCGACCCAATGTTGCTGGATGGCCTCGGTTTCCTGCGGGCTGAGGTCGGCCAGCACCTTGTCCAGAATGCCGACCAGCATCTTGTCGTCACGCGGCACGCCCATCGCCAATTGATAGCGATAGGGTGTCTCGCCACTGACGTACAGGCCGTCGAGCTTGAGTTCGCGCAGGCTCCAGACGCTGGACGCCAAGTCGCTGACTACGGCATCCACTTCGCCGGTGGCCAGGGCTTGCAGTGTGGAGCTGACGTTGGGCAGGGCCACCAGGTTGAGGTCCGGGTGGTGGGTGCGCAGCAGCTCATGAGGTGCGTAGTTTTCCACCACGGCAATCTTCAACCCGTAAAGGTCCTTGAGATTACGCGGCCGTGCGCCGCCTTCGTGGGCCAGAATCACCATTGGGAAGTCGATATAAGGCCGGGTGAAGGCCAGGTAATTCTGGCGTTCTGGGGTCGACATGATGCTGGGGATAAGGTCCAGCTGGTTGCTTCGTGCCATTTCCAGCACGGCGCCCCAGCTTGGCGGTTCGATCAGCTTGACCCTGACGCCCAGGCGGTCCTGGATCAGGCGCACGTAATCCGCCGACAAGCCCTGGTAGCGGCCATTTTCATCACGGTATTCGAAGGGTGGCCAAGAGGCGTCCACCCCCAGGCGCAGCTCCTGATGGTCCGCCAGCCAGCCACGCTCATCATCAGTAAGAGTCAACGCGCCAGCCGTTGCGGTCCAGGTCAGCAGCGACAGCAGCAACACAGTCGGCAATCTGGGCATAACGGTCTCGTTATGGCACGGGGAATGTTTCGAGTGTAGACGGGCATTTCGGGGGAGGGGGTGTTGCGAAGGGCTTTATCGATACAAAACAAAACCCCCGGCCTGGGCCGGGGGTTCTGGTATCACTCGTCGAGGAAGGAGCGCAGATGCTCGCTTCGCGTCGGGTGGCGCAACTTGCGCAACGCCTTGGCTTCGATCTGACGGATCCGCTCGCGGGTCACGTCAAACTGCTTACCGACTTCCTCAAGGGTGTGGTCGGTATTCATGTCGATGCCGAAACGCATACGCAGTACCTTGGCTTCACGGGCAGTGAGGCCGGACAGTACGTCGCGAGTCGCTTCTTTCAAGCTCTCAACAGTGGCCACATCGATTGGCGACTGCATGGTCGAGTCTTCGATGAAGTCACCCAGATGGGAGTCTTCGTCATCACCAATCGGCGTTTCCATGGAGATCGGCTCTTTAGCGATCTTCAATACCTTGCGGATTTTATCCTCAGGCATTTCCATGCGTTCGCCCAGCTCTTCCGGCGTCGGTTCACGACCCATTTCCTGCAACATCTGCCGGGAAATACGGTTGAGCTTGTTGATGGTCTCGATCATGTGCACCGGAATACGGATGGTGCGGGCCTGGTCGGCGATCGAGCGAGTGATCGCTTGACGGATCCACCAGGTGGCATAAGTCGAGAACTT
The genomic region above belongs to Pseudomonas poae and contains:
- a CDS encoding EAL domain-containing protein; amino-acid sequence: MPRLPTVLLLSLLTWTATAGALTLTDDERGWLADHQELRLGVDASWPPFEYRDENGRYQGLSADYVRLIQDRLGVRVKLIEPPSWGAVLEMARSNQLDLIPSIMSTPERQNYLAFTRPYIDFPMVILAHEGGARPRNLKDLYGLKIAVVENYAPHELLRTHHPDLNLVALPNVSSTLQALATGEVDAVVSDLASSVWSLRELKLDGLYVSGETPYRYQLAMGVPRDDKMLVGILDKVLADLSPQETEAIQQHWVGSFTDHRTFWTDLLMYGLPAVLLLSTVLAIVIRINRRLSSEISRRVALEQELRSSEYHYRGLVESLSAIAWEASISDFTYSYVSPHAEELLGYPRAHWLIPGFWRNIIHPADLTRTEAYCYRETRANRDHSIDYRVITADGRCLWVRDIVSLIEHGHEPVLRGLMIDISEAKRTEEALQLSEQKFASVFQQCPDILVIARLSDGCLLEVNKAFEDQVGLSAEEVVGKTATALNIWGLPGIGPDLLKRVQTTSIRNLEMPFLRSNGQAFTGLLSAEPFQLDTTEALVVVVRDITQLKETQQQLQTSEEKFAKAFHASPDGLLLSRQRDGLLIEVNDGFSRITGFNSAASLDQSTLDLGIWVDLNERKHMLELMHRDGFVRDFICHIRRSDGQIRLCEVSSRPLPIAGEDCMLTIARDITERQLMQEKLQQAATVFESTAEGVLITDTRQHISAVNRAFSEITGYSEAEALGNTPRLLASGLHDSAFYAAMWHQLTAQGHWQGEISNRRKNGELYPSWLTISAVRNRDQMITHFVAVFADISSLKLAQARLDYQAHHDPLTGLPNRTLFESRLQAALNGHQETGKQGAVLFLDLDRFKHINDSLGHPIGDLLLKDIAVRLKEQLRDIDTVARLGGDEFIILLPGLQHASDAQHLANKLLACFTPPFQAGEHEFFISASIGTSLYPEDGTDVATLVKNADAAMYRSKAKGRNRVESYTRDLTAQANERVALEHELRRAIERNELSLFFQPKLSLKTQELIGAEALIRWRHPTFGDVPPEHFIALAEENGMILQIGDWVLEQACRQMHAWQTTFDDFGPLSVNLAGAQLRHPGLLARVEQLLHDYDLDPGCLQLEITENFIMSQAEEALEVLHQLKRLGVQLAIDDFGTGYSSLSYLKRLPLDFLKIDQSFVRGLPDDPHDAAIVRAIIALGQSMQFTIIAEGVENAAQQAFLTAEGCEQMQGYIVSLPLPPELFAATFLRISIEDFSDSTAGKPSL